The proteins below are encoded in one region of Hordeum vulgare subsp. vulgare chromosome 3H, MorexV3_pseudomolecules_assembly, whole genome shotgun sequence:
- the LOC123443908 gene encoding myosin IB heavy chain gives MDRFRPLRRIQVEPERADPPPPPPAAASGEAEEMVSAPAAGMLMGAKVRRRAAVYRDCKGDYIGVPNDPCLAKILSKQGDNKVLFADKVLKFTQSGKMKRRILVITDFALYLVDPDADILKRRIALAAVDKLCISKLSDNFFGIIVPTEYDCLMASTRKKEIVDVIVKAIKSTSEYEPEVASSNRFEYHAAAEVIKEVEFEEADGRVKTRITHKEKP, from the exons ATGGATCGATTCCGGCCGCTCAGGCGGATCCAGGTGGAGCCCGAGCGCGCTGACCCGCCCCCGCCTCCGCCGGCGGCGGCAAGCGGCGAAGCGGAGGAAATGGTCTCGGCGCCCGCGGCCGGGATGCTCATGGGCGCCAAGGTGCGGCGCCGCGCGGCCGTCTACCGCGACTGCAAGGGCGACTACATCGGCGTGCCCAACGACCCGTGCCTGGCCAAGATCCTCTCCAAGCAAG GGGATAACAAAGTTCTGTTTGCGGACAAGGTGTTGAAGTTCACTCAGTCAGGAAAGATGAAAAGGCGCATCCTTGTGATCACAGACTTTGCTCTCTACCTTGTTGACCCTGATGCTGATATATTGAAGAGAAGAATAGCGCTTGCAGCTGTTGATAAGCTATGTATAAGCAAGCTCAGCGATAACTTCTTCGGAATCATTGTGCCGACCGAGTATGATTGTTTAATGGCCAGCACTAGAAAGAAAGAAATTGTTGATGTTATAGTTAAGGCTATCAAGAGCACATCTGAGTATGAACCTGAGGTGGCTTCCTCTAACAG GTTTGAGTACCACGCTGCTGCCGAAGTGATTAAAGAAGTTGAATTTGAAGAAGCTGATG GACGAGTTAAAACTAGGATCACCCACAAGGAGAAGCCATGA